The Cellulophaga sp. L1A9 genome window below encodes:
- the tsaD gene encoding tRNA (adenosine(37)-N6)-threonylcarbamoyltransferase complex transferase subunit TsaD has product MENETIYILAIESSCDDTSAAVLHNNKRLSNVVATQKIHEEYGGVVPELASRAHQQNIVPVVHQALAKANIDKKQLSAIAFTRGPGLMGSLLVGTSFAKSLALGLNIPLIEVNHMQAHILAHFIEEENSKKPSFPFLAMTISGGHTQIVLVRDYFDMEILGQTLDDAVGEAFDKSAKILGLPYPGGPLIDKYAQLGNPKAFPFPKPKVGGLNFSFSGLKTSILYFCQKQVKENPNFLIENRDDICASIQYTIIDILMSKLKKAVKETGVKSIAIGGGVSANSGIRKALVEAEQKYGWKTYIPKFEYCTDNAAMIGIVGYLKYKEKMFSNQHISAKARYVLTESEK; this is encoded by the coding sequence ATGGAAAACGAAACAATTTATATACTTGCCATTGAGTCTTCTTGTGATGACACATCTGCTGCTGTTTTACACAACAACAAAAGACTCAGTAACGTAGTAGCAACCCAAAAAATTCATGAAGAATATGGCGGTGTTGTTCCCGAACTTGCGTCAAGAGCACACCAACAAAACATAGTTCCCGTAGTTCATCAAGCGTTAGCTAAGGCAAATATCGATAAAAAACAGTTATCCGCCATAGCTTTTACACGCGGACCTGGACTTATGGGCTCATTATTAGTAGGAACCTCTTTTGCAAAGTCATTAGCACTGGGTTTAAACATCCCATTAATTGAGGTAAATCATATGCAAGCGCATATTTTAGCGCATTTTATTGAAGAAGAAAACAGCAAAAAACCAAGCTTTCCTTTTTTAGCAATGACCATCAGTGGTGGGCATACTCAAATTGTTCTTGTTCGCGATTATTTTGATATGGAAATTTTAGGACAAACTCTTGATGATGCCGTTGGCGAAGCCTTTGACAAATCTGCCAAAATTCTAGGCTTGCCATATCCTGGCGGCCCATTAATTGATAAGTATGCGCAATTAGGAAATCCTAAAGCATTCCCGTTTCCCAAACCCAAAGTAGGCGGACTCAATTTTAGTTTCAGTGGCTTAAAAACTAGTATTCTTTACTTCTGCCAAAAACAGGTAAAAGAAAACCCTAATTTCTTAATAGAAAATAGAGATGATATTTGTGCTTCTATACAATATACCATAATAGATATTTTAATGTCTAAGCTTAAAAAAGCAGTAAAGGAAACTGGCGTAAAAAGTATAGCTATTGGCGGCGGAGTTTCTGCAAACTCGGGCATCCGAAAAGCACTTGTTGAAGCAGAACAAAAATATGGCTGGAAAACCTACATTCCTAAATTTGAATATTGCACAGATAATGCCGCAATGATTGGTATTGTTGGGTATTTAAAATATAAAGAGAAGATGTTTTCTAATCAACATATCAGTGCAAAAGCCCGTTATGTGCTTACGGAGTCTGAAAAATAA
- a CDS encoding DUF4159 domain-containing protein, with product MKVLTFLAVFISFLTMNAQEIAILKYNGGGDWYANPTALPNLIKFCNTNIGTTLNEKPETVEVNSPELFQYPFLHMTGHGNVFFSQEDADNLRTYLLGGGFLHIDDNYGMEPYLRKELNKVFPDKELIELSAENAIFEQTYSFPKGLPKIHEHDGKRPQAFGIFHENKLILLFTFESDLGDGWEDPQVHNDPPEVRLEALQMGANIIQYVFKN from the coding sequence ATGAAAGTACTTACCTTTTTAGCGGTCTTTATTAGTTTTTTAACAATGAACGCACAAGAAATTGCCATATTAAAGTATAATGGCGGTGGAGATTGGTATGCTAATCCCACAGCATTACCCAACTTAATAAAATTTTGCAATACAAATATTGGCACCACGTTGAATGAAAAACCAGAAACCGTAGAAGTAAATAGTCCCGAGCTGTTTCAATATCCTTTTCTACACATGACGGGTCATGGTAATGTGTTTTTTTCACAAGAAGATGCTGACAATTTGAGAACCTATTTATTAGGCGGAGGATTTTTACATATCGATGACAATTACGGTATGGAACCGTATTTACGAAAAGAGCTTAATAAAGTTTTTCCAGATAAAGAACTTATAGAATTAAGTGCAGAAAATGCCATCTTTGAACAAACGTATAGCTTTCCAAAAGGCTTACCAAAAATTCACGAGCACGATGGCAAAAGACCTCAAGCTTTTGGTATCTTTCATGAAAACAAGCTCATACTACTATTTACTTTTGAAAGTGATTTAGGTGATGGCTGGGAAGACCCTCAAGTTCATAACGATCCACCAGAAGTACGGTTAGAAGCGTTACAAATGGGGGCAAATATTATTCAGTATGTTTTTAAAAATTAA
- a CDS encoding TfoX/Sxy family protein yields the protein MAYNEQLSKRIEASFRCFPKEISEAITQKRMFGGVVFLYQGKMAIGVIKQDLMVRVISSKMDEIMKKEAVRLMDFTKKPAKEYIYVSSKGLRTEEELQFYIELGLEHALTKI from the coding sequence ATGGCTTATAATGAACAACTCTCTAAACGTATTGAAGCTTCCTTCAGGTGTTTTCCAAAGGAGATCTCTGAAGCAATCACACAAAAAAGAATGTTTGGGGGTGTTGTTTTTCTATACCAAGGAAAGATGGCAATAGGTGTTATCAAACAAGATCTAATGGTACGAGTTATTTCTTCAAAAATGGATGAGATCATGAAAAAAGAAGCAGTACGCCTTATGGACTTCACAAAGAAACCTGCCAAAGAATATATTTATGTAAGCTCAAAAGGTCTAAGGACTGAAGAAGAATTACAATTTTACATCGAACTTGGTTTAGAACACGCGCTAACTAAAATCTAA
- a CDS encoding 16S rRNA (uracil(1498)-N(3))-methyltransferase: MQLFYNPDISQDIPEFIFPTEESKHIVKVLRKKEGDLLHLTNGKGYLFEAEILRADLRKCAVKITKETYYKKNSPALHLVVAPTKMNDRYEWFLEKATEIGITEITPIICDNSERKVLKLDRMEKVLQSAMKQSLQYHLPKLNEPISAKTFITQNNPNTNKEQQFFIAHCEETEKIDLKERLTPGSNALILIGPEGDFSTPEIELALNLGYTPVSLGENRLRTETAAIFACATMKLIN; encoded by the coding sequence ATGCAACTTTTTTACAATCCAGATATAAGTCAAGATATCCCCGAGTTTATTTTTCCAACAGAAGAGAGCAAACATATTGTAAAAGTACTCCGAAAAAAAGAGGGCGACTTATTACATCTCACCAATGGAAAAGGATATCTTTTTGAAGCTGAAATTTTACGCGCAGATTTACGTAAATGCGCTGTAAAAATAACCAAAGAAACCTACTATAAAAAAAACAGTCCAGCGTTACATTTAGTAGTAGCACCTACAAAAATGAATGACCGTTATGAATGGTTTTTAGAGAAAGCTACAGAAATTGGCATCACAGAAATAACACCTATTATTTGTGATAATTCAGAACGCAAAGTTTTAAAACTAGACCGCATGGAAAAGGTCTTGCAATCTGCCATGAAGCAATCGTTACAGTATCATCTGCCAAAATTAAACGAACCCATTAGCGCTAAAACATTTATAACACAAAACAATCCCAACACCAACAAAGAGCAACAATTCTTTATAGCACATTGTGAAGAAACTGAAAAAATAGATCTAAAAGAGCGATTAACTCCTGGCAGTAATGCGTTGATACTTATTGGTCCTGAAGGAGATTTTAGTACGCCTGAAATAGAATTAGCCTTAAATTTAGGCTACACACCTGTTTCTTTAGGAGAAAACCGACTTAGAACAGAAACAGCTGCAATCTTCGCTTGTGCCACAATGAAATTAATCAACTAA
- a CDS encoding alpha/beta hydrolase: MMNQNKVCFLLLLFMCILGNAQDTILPIWTKEIPNRVETDEKEVKDAKEILRFRWVQEPILEVFLPAKRSATGKAMLIFPGGGYQFLAYDWEGTDVAKFLNAKGVAAIVVKSRLPNSKSLTEAYKVPLQDAQRAMRITRANATKWNINSDEIGVIGFSAGGHLASTLGTHYNEIVYAKQDSIDEISARPDFMALLYPVITMKAQTHQGSKNSLLGKNPSEEKVKAFSNETQVTTNTPPTFLVHATDDTVVPVENSLLFYAALKANKVPATLFVYPKGGHGFGLGLHDEFLKDWPNQLMTWMLSLEK; encoded by the coding sequence ATGATGAATCAAAATAAAGTATGCTTTTTACTGTTGTTATTTATGTGTATTCTAGGAAATGCACAGGATACTATACTGCCTATTTGGACTAAAGAAATTCCTAATCGTGTGGAAACAGATGAAAAGGAAGTAAAAGATGCTAAAGAAATTTTACGTTTTAGGTGGGTGCAGGAGCCTATACTAGAAGTTTTTTTACCAGCGAAAAGAAGTGCTACAGGGAAGGCCATGCTAATATTTCCAGGAGGTGGTTATCAGTTTTTGGCGTATGATTGGGAAGGTACCGATGTCGCCAAATTTTTAAACGCTAAAGGGGTAGCAGCAATTGTCGTAAAATCAAGATTGCCAAATTCAAAATCTCTAACAGAGGCTTACAAAGTGCCATTGCAAGATGCTCAAAGAGCTATGCGCATTACTAGAGCGAATGCTACAAAATGGAATATTAATAGTGATGAAATTGGTGTCATTGGTTTTTCTGCAGGAGGGCACTTGGCGTCAACACTAGGAACGCATTATAATGAAATTGTTTATGCAAAACAGGATAGTATAGATGAGATAAGCGCAAGACCAGATTTCATGGCTTTGCTTTATCCGGTGATTACCATGAAAGCGCAGACACATCAAGGATCTAAAAACTCACTCTTAGGTAAAAACCCATCTGAGGAGAAAGTGAAAGCATTTTCAAATGAAACTCAGGTAACCACAAATACACCGCCTACATTTTTAGTACATGCTACAGACGATACCGTGGTTCCTGTTGAAAATAGTTTGTTGTTTTATGCCGCTTTAAAAGCAAATAAAGTGCCGGCAACACTTTTTGTTTATCCGAAAGGCGGCCACGGATTTGGCTTAGGACTTCACGATGAGTTTTTAAAAGATTGGCCTAATCAGCTGATGACTTGGATGCTTAGCTTGGAGAAGTAG
- a CDS encoding M15 family metallopeptidase: MFRIIFYVLAINTLFLCFGCKENKATDLKSEAQEVVIEKEDQKPVTIPVVAPQKPKLKSLVGIADTTFIRLADYSDDFVYDLRYATTNNFLKAKVYDCAECYTRVKTAKALLKANAAFMEKGYKIKFYDCYRPNSVQYKMWEIVPNPQYVANPVKGSIHNKGGAVDITLVTLEGDDVDMGTDFDFFGKKAYHDNLNLPQEILDHRKVLKETMESFGFWSIRTEWWHYNLSAGSNAKIANFKWDCES; the protein is encoded by the coding sequence ATGTTTAGAATTATTTTTTATGTACTTGCAATCAATACACTGTTTTTGTGTTTTGGGTGTAAAGAAAACAAAGCCACGGATCTCAAAAGTGAAGCCCAAGAAGTTGTAATAGAAAAAGAGGATCAAAAACCGGTAACAATACCTGTTGTAGCGCCACAGAAGCCTAAGCTAAAAAGTTTAGTAGGTATAGCAGATACTACGTTTATTCGTTTAGCGGATTATAGTGATGATTTTGTGTATGATTTGCGGTATGCCACTACTAATAATTTTTTAAAAGCCAAAGTTTATGATTGTGCGGAATGCTATACGCGTGTGAAAACAGCGAAAGCATTGCTCAAAGCTAATGCGGCTTTTATGGAAAAAGGGTATAAGATTAAGTTTTATGACTGCTACCGGCCAAATTCTGTACAATACAAAATGTGGGAGATTGTCCCAAATCCTCAATATGTTGCTAATCCTGTAAAAGGGTCCATTCACAATAAAGGGGGAGCGGTAGATATTACGCTTGTGACTTTAGAAGGAGATGATGTGGATATGGGAACCGATTTTGATTTTTTCGGGAAGAAAGCGTATCACGATAATCTTAACTTACCGCAAGAAATATTAGACCATCGTAAAGTGTTGAAAGAAACGATGGAATCCTTTGGATTTTGGTCTATCAGAACAGAATGGTGGCATTACAATTTAAGTGCGGGTAGTAATGCTAAGATTGCTAATTTTAAATGGGACTGTGAGTCATAA
- a CDS encoding class I SAM-dependent methyltransferase — MNKYILNTGVQEFIINNWNTDIMSVLLKKQQFTGVTQKALSEQLEAKKKCKDKLPTWFKTAQIYYPNKLNIEQTSSETTAQYKTTIVAGNTLLDLTGGFGVDSYFFSQKIKAVYHCELNENLSEIAQYNFDILGRKNITCIAENGLEFLAKTELDFDWIFIDPSRRNDAKEKVFFLSDCLPNVPENLALLFSKSKSLLIKTSPLLDFTIGINELKFVKEIQVVALQNDVKELLWIVEKNYDKEIKVKTINLSKSKTETFEFALNNEKKVVSSLSEPLTYLYEPNSAILKSGAFKSVGNHFKLNKLHEHSHLYTSNDLLDFPGRIFKIDAVIPFNKKEIQKQKIVKANITTRNFPESVAYIRKKYKIKDGGHTYLFFTTDSRDKLVLLKCSKVQFATSPS, encoded by the coding sequence TTGAATAAATATATATTAAATACTGGTGTTCAAGAATTTATAATAAATAATTGGAATACTGACATCATGTCAGTATTGCTTAAAAAACAACAATTCACAGGAGTAACTCAGAAAGCGCTTTCAGAGCAGTTAGAAGCCAAGAAAAAATGCAAAGACAAGCTTCCTACATGGTTTAAAACAGCACAAATATATTATCCTAACAAACTAAACATTGAACAAACCTCATCGGAAACCACCGCCCAATATAAGACAACTATTGTAGCGGGAAATACGTTACTAGATCTTACTGGAGGCTTTGGTGTGGATAGCTATTTTTTCAGTCAAAAAATCAAAGCTGTTTACCATTGTGAATTGAATGAAAATCTTTCTGAAATTGCCCAATATAATTTTGATATTCTCGGTAGAAAAAACATTACTTGTATCGCTGAAAATGGCTTAGAATTTTTAGCAAAAACTGAACTGGATTTTGATTGGATATTCATAGATCCTTCTCGCAGAAATGATGCGAAAGAAAAAGTCTTTTTCCTTTCGGATTGCCTCCCTAATGTTCCTGAGAACTTAGCTCTTCTTTTTTCTAAATCTAAGTCCTTACTAATTAAAACTTCTCCCCTATTAGATTTTACGATTGGCATCAACGAACTAAAATTTGTAAAGGAAATTCAGGTGGTTGCACTGCAAAATGATGTAAAAGAATTACTATGGATAGTAGAGAAAAATTACGACAAGGAAATTAAAGTCAAAACGATCAATCTTTCAAAAAGTAAGACAGAGACTTTTGAATTTGCTTTGAACAATGAAAAGAAGGTGGTTTCTAGCCTCTCTGAACCCCTCACTTATCTTTACGAACCCAATAGTGCTATTTTAAAATCAGGTGCCTTTAAGAGTGTTGGAAATCATTTTAAGCTAAACAAATTACATGAGCATAGTCACCTCTATACCTCTAATGACTTACTAGATTTTCCTGGAAGGATATTTAAAATAGATGCCGTTATCCCTTTCAATAAAAAAGAAATTCAAAAGCAGAAGATAGTTAAAGCAAATATCACCACGCGAAATTTCCCTGAAAGCGTAGCTTACATTCGCAAAAAATATAAAATCAAAGATGGTGGACATACCTATCTATTCTTCACTACGGATAGTAGGGATAAATTAGTACTCCTAAAATGCTCTAAAGTACAGTTCGCTACTTCTCCAAGCTAA
- a CDS encoding thioredoxin family protein encodes MKNKGILLGLLLISFAITSFSIAFNSEAVPEVLPVNENQDVVVLELYTSQGCSSCPPADVLLDKVKNEYGEDIIPLSYHVDYWNYIGWKDPFSKAMFTEKQTAYNYKFKNRSNYTPQVVVNGVTHFVGSNSLEMYAKINTFKKLKSMNKLTLSNVKVDAETINFDYKITGDVSNKKLRVVLVLDKRVTEVKRGENRNRTLVNNNIVVAEKYLNLKMNDNGAIRIPDIVNANEKIALVLISENSEFDITGATKINVNR; translated from the coding sequence ATGAAGAATAAAGGGATACTTTTAGGATTACTTTTAATAAGTTTTGCAATAACATCATTTTCAATTGCCTTTAATTCAGAAGCGGTGCCTGAAGTGTTGCCAGTAAATGAAAATCAAGATGTTGTAGTGTTAGAGCTGTATACTTCTCAAGGTTGTTCTAGTTGCCCGCCTGCAGATGTCTTGCTAGATAAAGTAAAAAATGAATATGGTGAAGACATTATACCCTTATCCTACCATGTAGATTATTGGAATTATATTGGTTGGAAAGATCCATTTAGTAAAGCAATGTTTACTGAAAAACAAACAGCATATAATTATAAATTTAAAAATAGGAGTAATTATACACCCCAAGTGGTAGTGAATGGGGTAACGCATTTTGTGGGGTCTAATTCATTAGAAATGTATGCAAAGATTAATACCTTTAAAAAATTGAAATCAATGAATAAGCTTACTCTTTCTAATGTGAAGGTCGATGCAGAGACCATTAATTTTGATTATAAAATTACGGGTGATGTGTCCAATAAAAAATTGAGAGTAGTATTGGTTTTAGATAAAAGAGTTACCGAAGTGAAACGTGGTGAAAATAGAAATAGAACCCTCGTAAATAATAATATAGTAGTTGCAGAAAAGTATTTGAATCTAAAAATGAATGATAATGGTGCTATTCGAATCCCTGATATTGTAAATGCAAATGAAAAAATAGCATTAGTACTTATTTCCGAAAACAGCGAATTTGATATTACTGGTGCTACTAAAATTAATGTAAACAGGTAA
- a CDS encoding gluconate 2-dehydrogenase subunit 3 family protein has product MDRRKSIKSLILGGVAGGLALNGCKPENVEPTGENIASGAEAHFGRTPEEKEQIAKLNATQFLNAHEVETLTVLVDLILPANDTYGSASDAGVIDFIEFMTKDYPKFQTPIRGGFMWLDHKSNKDFGVEFKTATPEQQKLILDTIAYPDVEVPEPKRPLEVQFFSLMRNLTLTGYYTSKIGIEDLGYVGNTPNVWDGVPEDVLKQHGVAYEDEWLAKCVDQSKRNTKAEWDEKGNLLT; this is encoded by the coding sequence ATGGATAGAAGAAAAAGTATAAAATCGCTTATTTTAGGAGGAGTTGCAGGTGGTTTGGCATTAAATGGGTGTAAACCAGAGAATGTGGAGCCAACAGGAGAAAATATCGCCTCAGGAGCAGAAGCTCATTTTGGAAGAACTCCAGAAGAAAAAGAACAGATTGCAAAACTCAATGCAACCCAATTTTTAAATGCGCACGAAGTAGAAACCTTAACGGTTTTAGTAGATTTAATTCTTCCTGCCAATGATACGTATGGCAGTGCTTCCGATGCTGGAGTGATAGACTTTATTGAGTTTATGACTAAAGATTATCCAAAATTTCAAACCCCTATTCGTGGTGGTTTCATGTGGTTGGATCATAAAAGTAATAAAGATTTTGGCGTAGAATTTAAAACAGCTACGCCAGAACAGCAAAAACTAATATTAGATACCATAGCCTACCCAGATGTTGAAGTGCCAGAGCCTAAAAGACCTTTAGAGGTTCAGTTTTTCTCCTTAATGCGTAACTTAACATTAACGGGTTACTATACGTCAAAAATAGGAATTGAAGATTTAGGATATGTGGGTAATACACCAAATGTATGGGACGGTGTTCCTGAAGATGTGCTAAAACAACACGGTGTGGCGTATGAAGATGAATGGTTAGCAAAATGTGTAGACCAAAGTAAGCGAAATACAAAAGCAGAGTGGGATGAAAAGGGTAACTTGCTGACGTAA
- a CDS encoding AI-2E family transporter — MTSKIISSGILRAIGIITAILLTLYFLYKIQSVIAYLCIAAVIALIGRPIVIFIRKRLKAPNTLAVIITMVLMVGLLSGIIALFIPLLTEQGKNLSLLDINQLQENVNDLYNQVTQYFSSSPEKVTKMLEESHLEKNIFEGLDVGFIPNFLNTFLDVLSTASIGLFSVLFISFFFLKDSNLLQNGLLMFMPNEKEGKMKNSILKINDLLSRYFVGLLMQLFILFVIYTVTLLLVGIENAIVIAFLCALFNIIPYIGPIIGGVLMIVLTMTTNLDADFSTVILPKAGYVIIGLLVGQLIDNFFSQPFIFSNSVKSHPLEIFLIIIIAGLLFGIVGMIVAVPGYTVIKVILKEFISENKLVKSLTNNL, encoded by the coding sequence ATGACTTCAAAAATTATTTCAAGCGGCATTTTAAGAGCCATAGGGATCATAACTGCTATTTTACTTACGCTATACTTTCTTTACAAAATACAGTCTGTAATTGCGTACTTATGTATCGCTGCGGTTATTGCTTTAATAGGCAGACCTATTGTCATTTTCATACGCAAACGACTAAAAGCACCTAACACTTTAGCGGTAATTATCACTATGGTTTTAATGGTGGGGTTATTATCAGGAATCATCGCCTTATTTATTCCACTACTAACGGAACAAGGAAAAAACTTATCGCTACTAGACATTAACCAACTCCAGGAGAACGTCAACGATTTATACAATCAAGTAACCCAATATTTTAGTTCTTCCCCGGAGAAAGTAACCAAAATGTTAGAAGAGTCTCATCTTGAGAAAAACATATTTGAAGGCTTAGATGTAGGTTTTATTCCGAATTTTTTAAACACCTTTTTAGATGTTTTAAGCACGGCTAGTATTGGTTTATTCTCGGTATTATTTATTTCATTCTTCTTTCTTAAAGACAGCAACCTTTTACAAAATGGACTACTAATGTTCATGCCAAATGAGAAAGAAGGAAAGATGAAAAACTCCATTTTAAAGATCAATGATTTGCTTTCAAGATACTTTGTGGGGCTTCTAATGCAGCTGTTTATTTTATTTGTAATCTACACTGTTACCTTACTTTTAGTAGGCATAGAAAATGCTATTGTCATTGCTTTCTTATGCGCCCTTTTTAACATCATCCCTTACATAGGACCAATCATCGGAGGCGTACTAATGATTGTACTTACAATGACCACAAATTTAGATGCAGATTTCAGCACGGTAATCTTACCAAAAGCAGGTTATGTTATCATTGGTTTACTTGTGGGCCAATTGATTGATAATTTCTTTTCGCAGCCTTTTATTTTCTCCAATAGTGTAAAATCTCACCCCTTAGAAATATTCTTAATCATCATCATAGCCGGCTTATTATTCGGAATTGTAGGAATGATTGTTGCAGTACCTGGATACACCGTTATTAAGGTAATTCTAAAAGAATTTATATCTGAAAACAAGCTCGTAAAATCATTGACCAATAATTTATAG